A genomic window from Oceanobacillus timonensis includes:
- a CDS encoding Cof-type HAD-IIB family hydrolase gives MDIKLLALDMDGTTLNDEKCITSLTKNQILKAYDSGVIIVLCTGRPFQHCYPYIQDLHLNSHLITCNGGQIYSSDYTVITQHLLDADALASLFHFAQGLGTNTWVFSTEEAYYNELPLNYNEIQWLKFSCYYKNEKVLNHMLKKLSYVEGAEISNTTSKTIEINPPGVNKAMALKLVCDRLGITMENVMAVGDSLNDSKMIQTSGIGVAMENAQKEVKQVADAITDTNNNDGVGKAIEKFILSAKV, from the coding sequence ATGGATATAAAGTTACTTGCGTTGGACATGGATGGTACTACATTGAATGATGAAAAATGCATTACGAGTTTGACGAAAAATCAAATTTTGAAAGCATATGATTCAGGGGTAATCATCGTTTTATGCACCGGAAGACCCTTTCAGCATTGCTATCCTTATATTCAAGACTTACATTTAAACTCCCATTTAATAACCTGTAACGGAGGACAAATATATTCAAGCGATTATACTGTTATTACGCAACACTTGTTAGATGCTGACGCCCTCGCTTCTTTATTTCATTTTGCACAAGGATTGGGAACGAATACCTGGGTGTTTTCCACAGAAGAAGCATATTACAACGAGTTGCCGCTTAATTACAACGAAATACAATGGTTAAAATTTAGTTGTTATTATAAAAATGAAAAAGTTTTAAATCATATGTTGAAGAAATTGTCATATGTGGAAGGAGCAGAGATAAGCAACACCACATCCAAGACGATTGAAATCAACCCTCCAGGTGTTAATAAGGCCATGGCTCTCAAACTAGTCTGTGATAGATTAGGAATAACAATGGAAAATGTAATGGCGGTAGGAGACAGCCTAAATGATAGCAAAATGATACAAACCTCAGGAATTGGGGTAGCAATGGAAAATGCCCAAAAAGAAGTTAAGCAAGTTGCCGATGCTATCACAGATACCAATAATAACGACGGTGTTGGAAAAGCAATTGAAAAATTCATTTTATCTGCGAAGGTGTAA
- a CDS encoding PTS transporter subunit EIIC produces the protein MKKRKISNAIQQFGRTLLLPIGVLAPIGMLLGISGALTQDYMVEKVPFLGNEIVNTVLESIQSISNIVFDNIPLLFAMGVAYGMSKKDKGIAVFASTAGYLTLIVAMNVWLTVTGQMADPDVMTQQGQIEILGIQTVNISAAGGIITGLIAAWATDRYYNLELPAALAFFSGKKSVPIITIGFMTAVGLLLPFIWTYFVSLLTNLSSLFLSVFGPFFTAAGERLFIPFGLHHVWNALFRFTEAGGTYTIDGETFVGVVPAITEILFNQGPNSEYWSMMPSLSRFMAQQQMLVVLFLFPAIALAMYRTAYKENKTYVKSMLVTMVLTAFLGNVTEPLEFTFVFLAPLLYVVYAGIVGIGAVLLSLADVSIGYIRGTIFDFTIFGLLYENSRWIFLVLIGLGLAVITYFIFYWAIVRFDIKTPGREKMENVDSTLLKEKRYDEIADKVIEALGGKENIVNVDNCITRLRIDLKEVRDIDKDLLNKTGCSGFFFPTAKHIHIVYGTQVEFIKNAVDEKI, from the coding sequence ATGAAAAAAAGAAAAATCAGTAATGCTATTCAACAATTCGGCAGAACGTTACTTCTTCCGATTGGTGTATTAGCCCCAATTGGTATGTTATTGGGGATTAGTGGGGCACTTACGCAAGATTATATGGTTGAAAAAGTTCCTTTTTTAGGAAATGAAATCGTAAACACTGTGTTAGAAAGTATTCAATCGATTAGTAATATTGTCTTTGATAACATCCCTTTACTATTTGCAATGGGCGTTGCCTATGGCATGAGTAAAAAAGACAAAGGGATTGCCGTATTTGCTTCTACAGCAGGTTATTTGACCCTGATTGTTGCTATGAATGTATGGTTGACTGTTACAGGGCAAATGGCAGATCCAGATGTTATGACGCAACAGGGACAAATCGAAATACTTGGTATTCAAACCGTGAATATCAGTGCCGCCGGAGGAATTATAACTGGACTGATTGCTGCTTGGGCTACAGACAGATACTATAACCTGGAACTTCCAGCAGCCCTCGCATTCTTTTCCGGTAAAAAATCAGTACCTATTATCACGATTGGTTTTATGACGGCAGTAGGTTTGCTTCTTCCTTTTATTTGGACCTATTTTGTAAGTCTGCTTACAAACCTGTCATCCTTATTTTTAAGTGTTTTTGGTCCCTTTTTTACTGCTGCAGGTGAACGTTTGTTCATACCGTTTGGTCTCCACCATGTCTGGAATGCCCTATTTAGATTCACAGAAGCAGGCGGGACCTACACCATTGATGGGGAAACATTTGTTGGCGTTGTCCCTGCTATAACGGAAATTCTATTTAACCAAGGACCAAATAGTGAATACTGGTCAATGATGCCGAGTCTATCACGCTTCATGGCGCAGCAGCAAATGCTCGTAGTCTTGTTCTTATTTCCTGCCATTGCACTTGCCATGTATAGAACGGCTTATAAGGAAAATAAAACATATGTGAAATCGATGTTAGTTACAATGGTTCTCACTGCTTTTCTTGGTAACGTGACAGAGCCGCTGGAGTTTACATTTGTTTTCCTAGCGCCGTTATTATACGTTGTTTACGCCGGTATAGTTGGGATCGGTGCAGTATTGCTGTCACTTGCTGATGTGTCGATTGGGTATATACGAGGTACCATTTTTGATTTCACGATTTTCGGATTATTGTATGAAAACTCTCGCTGGATTTTTCTTGTTTTAATTGGTTTAGGGTTGGCTGTAATTACCTATTTCATCTTTTATTGGGCAATTGTCCGGTTCGATATAAAAACACCAGGCAGAGAGAAAATGGAGAATGTAGACAGTACATTGTTAAAAGAAAAACGATATGATGAAATTGCAGACAAGGTAATAGAAGCATTAGGAGGGAAAGAAAATATTGTAAACGTGGACAATTGTATTACGCGGCTTCGGATTGACTTGAAAGAAGTAAGAGATATTGATAAAGATTTATTAAACAAAACGGGATGCTCGGGATTCTTTTTTCCAACAGCCAAGCATATTCATATCGTTTATGGCACACAAGTCGAGTTTATAAAAAATGCAGTCGATGAAAAAATATAG
- a CDS encoding class-II fumarase/aspartase family protein, with product MKALYDSKSKTIDDQGLKQLFTQEEKYKTWLLFESALAQAQAEFGFIPQTAANEIKKAAKIENLDLEEMDRIYKKIGHGFVPFLKVLVKACPEDSGKYVHYGITTQNIQQSSQLYILKKAHHKFMRIIGQILENLSVLAFDNKDTVMTGRTHGRHAIPITYGYKVSVWISEFISCYQRIAESEKRVFQIMMGGAVGTFSSMPDIGVKVQNRVAELVGMYPMPVPSRNISTHKLEYMSNLTLLANHCHKIAEEVYSTTLEEIAEVSEGFSKGTVGSSTMPHKINPKLAKGIIANSQKLYSLPSTGMNSAVRPYEGDSSSYMLFDGLLEESMELMTEILIRCEELTRTLTVHKDRMLHNAERNKGLDNSEYVMMKLAEKLGKDNAHSLMYDIAMKTAAEGEAFYDNLRKNEQISSNFSDEELKHMIDPRNYIGLSVTLAETEAERAKETAKKITKNYEV from the coding sequence ATGAAAGCTTTATATGATTCTAAAAGTAAAACGATTGATGATCAAGGTTTGAAACAATTATTCACACAGGAAGAAAAGTATAAAACATGGCTGTTGTTTGAATCAGCATTAGCTCAGGCTCAAGCTGAATTTGGGTTCATCCCTCAAACCGCTGCGAATGAAATTAAGAAAGCAGCTAAAATTGAAAACTTGGATCTGGAAGAAATGGATCGTATTTATAAAAAAATTGGGCATGGTTTTGTCCCATTTTTAAAGGTTTTGGTCAAAGCCTGCCCAGAAGATAGCGGAAAATATGTCCATTATGGAATAACAACACAAAATATTCAACAAAGTTCCCAGCTTTATATTTTAAAGAAAGCACACCATAAATTTATGAGGATTATCGGGCAGATTTTAGAAAATTTAAGTGTGCTCGCGTTTGATAATAAGGATACGGTTATGACCGGGCGAACCCATGGACGACATGCCATTCCTATTACTTACGGATATAAAGTATCTGTTTGGATCAGCGAATTCATCAGTTGTTATCAACGAATAGCTGAATCAGAAAAAAGAGTATTTCAGATAATGATGGGCGGTGCGGTAGGCACCTTCAGTTCTATGCCCGACATAGGGGTGAAAGTTCAAAATCGAGTGGCTGAGTTAGTAGGTATGTACCCAATGCCGGTACCGTCAAGAAACATAAGTACACACAAATTAGAGTATATGTCGAACTTGACCTTGTTGGCAAATCATTGTCACAAAATTGCTGAGGAAGTGTATAGTACAACTTTGGAAGAAATTGCTGAAGTATCTGAAGGATTCAGCAAGGGGACAGTCGGCAGCAGCACGATGCCACATAAAATCAATCCCAAACTTGCTAAAGGGATCATCGCTAATTCTCAGAAGCTGTACTCCCTTCCAAGTACAGGTATGAATTCAGCAGTGCGTCCGTACGAAGGTGATAGTAGTTCTTACATGCTATTTGATGGATTGCTGGAAGAATCGATGGAGCTGATGACTGAAATTTTAATAAGGTGTGAAGAATTAACTCGTACTCTGACAGTTCACAAAGACAGAATGCTTCATAACGCCGAGCGTAACAAAGGTCTTGATAATAGCGAATACGTTATGATGAAACTGGCAGAGAAACTGGGCAAGGATAATGCTCATTCGCTTATGTATGATATTGCGATGAAGACGGCTGCTGAAGGGGAAGCGTTCTATGATAATTTAAGAAAAAACGAACAAATCAGTTCGAATTTCTCTGATGAAGAACTAAAACATATGATTGATCCAAGAAACTATATTGGTTTATCTGTTACTTTAGCAGAAACAGAGGCAGAAAGGGCAAAAGAGACAGCTAAAAAAATTACTAAAAACTATGAAGTCTAA
- a CDS encoding MurR/RpiR family transcriptional regulator, whose translation MFDVLKNYEELTVSEKKVLNYIMENQNLIPHIKINDLAEATYVSKTVIINLAQKLGFNGFREMKYYMNQTMIEKLSDQKVSTVSYRDTLKQSIDKTFSLVTEEKLQETASKIKSANNVYIMARGTSKAAGYYLEHLLLTIGIQCIFIKDYNLSELFTDFVIEDDIVIFISISGETKKIIDTVKKIHLKKADIVSITSFKTNALTRYTTDNLFCYSDHDNTSKNDIISRIGFFLTIDLLIDKLTKL comes from the coding sequence ATGTTTGATGTATTAAAAAATTATGAAGAACTGACAGTAAGCGAGAAGAAAGTGCTAAACTATATCATGGAAAACCAAAATTTGATTCCACATATAAAAATTAATGATCTAGCAGAAGCAACTTATGTTTCAAAAACAGTCATCATCAATTTGGCACAAAAACTGGGTTTTAACGGATTCAGAGAAATGAAATATTATATGAACCAGACGATGATTGAAAAATTATCTGATCAGAAAGTTAGCACGGTTTCATATCGGGATACTTTAAAACAGTCCATTGATAAAACTTTTTCCCTTGTTACCGAAGAGAAACTGCAGGAAACAGCAAGTAAAATCAAGTCGGCAAATAACGTATATATTATGGCTAGAGGAACTAGTAAAGCAGCTGGTTACTATTTAGAACATCTCTTATTAACTATTGGAATTCAATGTATTTTTATAAAAGATTATAATCTATCGGAATTATTTACAGATTTTGTGATTGAAGATGATATTGTCATCTTTATTTCCATATCAGGGGAAACGAAAAAAATCATCGATACGGTGAAGAAAATTCATTTAAAAAAAGCCGATATCGTCAGTATTACGTCATTTAAGACGAATGCATTGACCCGATATACGACGGATAATCTTTTTTGTTATTCTGATCACGATAACACGAGCAAGAATGATATCATTTCAAGAATTGGCTTTTTTCTCACTATAGATTTGTTGATCGATAAGTTAACAAAACTTTAA
- a CDS encoding acetamidase/formamidase family protein, with protein sequence MKNEEAKQIVYVNTFTDGILDPEKAMLGPVKDGGYIIANTAPGCWGPMITPSLQGGHEVTQPVYVEGAEVGDAVAIHISSIQVTSMVTASGNDRVVEGHSVSDPFVDGKCPECGTVNPNTTITDVGENAVRCSNCGAVVTPFKFTSGYTIAFDDDKTIGVTLPKDAAEELGKEGHRNMCTPEHSVQHPIVSIAPHDIVGMVARTRPFLGQIGTTPARAMPDSHNAGDFGQFLLDAPHDYGIKKEQLKERTDGHMDINRVREGAILICPVKTEGGGIYLGDMHAMQGNGEIAGHTTDVSGIATLKVDLLKGIKIEGPILLPVEEDLPYNAKPLSEHEKSEALKVAKAHGFEEIEDTAPISSFIGTGADLNEATDNGLERAASILGMSVPEVMNRATITGSVDIGRNPGVVTVTFLAPVSTLKETGLDEIAIKHYHL encoded by the coding sequence ATGAAAAATGAAGAAGCAAAGCAAATTGTATATGTGAACACTTTTACGGATGGGATTCTGGATCCGGAAAAAGCAATGCTTGGGCCGGTAAAAGACGGAGGATATATTATTGCTAATACTGCACCTGGATGTTGGGGGCCGATGATTACACCATCTCTTCAAGGGGGACATGAAGTAACGCAACCAGTTTATGTTGAAGGGGCAGAGGTTGGAGATGCGGTTGCTATTCATATTTCCTCCATTCAAGTAACCTCCATGGTAACAGCTTCTGGAAATGACCGTGTTGTAGAAGGTCATTCCGTTTCAGATCCATTTGTTGATGGGAAATGTCCTGAATGTGGAACCGTGAATCCGAATACGACTATAACGGATGTTGGGGAAAATGCAGTTCGTTGTTCAAATTGTGGAGCAGTAGTCACCCCTTTTAAGTTTACGAGTGGGTATACCATTGCCTTTGATGATGATAAAACAATAGGAGTCACCTTACCCAAAGACGCAGCTGAAGAATTGGGAAAAGAAGGACATAGAAATATGTGTACACCTGAGCACTCTGTACAACATCCAATCGTATCTATTGCTCCTCATGATATTGTAGGAATGGTTGCAAGGACTCGTCCTTTTTTAGGGCAAATTGGAACAACACCGGCCAGAGCCATGCCGGATTCTCATAATGCGGGAGACTTCGGCCAATTTTTGCTGGATGCTCCTCACGATTATGGTATAAAAAAAGAACAGCTGAAAGAACGTACAGATGGGCATATGGATATTAATCGAGTCCGGGAAGGGGCAATTTTAATTTGTCCTGTAAAAACGGAAGGTGGCGGCATTTATCTTGGAGATATGCATGCGATGCAAGGAAATGGGGAAATTGCCGGTCATACTACAGACGTTTCTGGAATTGCTACTTTAAAAGTAGACTTACTAAAAGGAATCAAGATAGAAGGACCTATTTTGTTACCTGTTGAGGAAGACCTTCCATATAACGCGAAGCCATTATCTGAGCATGAAAAGTCCGAGGCTTTAAAAGTTGCTAAAGCGCATGGTTTTGAGGAAATTGAGGATACTGCTCCAATCTCGTCGTTTATTGGAACTGGTGCAGATTTAAATGAAGCAACAGATAATGGTTTAGAACGTGCTGCTTCTATACTTGGGATGAGTGTTCCGGAAGTTATGAACCGCGCAACCATTACTGGATCTGTTGATATTGGACGTAATCCTGGAGTTGTAACAGTTACATTTTTAGCACCTGTATCTACACTTAAAGAAACGGGCTTAGATGAAATTGCCATAAAACATTATCATTTATAG